A window from Musa acuminata AAA Group cultivar baxijiao unplaced genomic scaffold, Cavendish_Baxijiao_AAA HiC_scaffold_1139, whole genome shotgun sequence encodes these proteins:
- the LOC135671388 gene encoding uncharacterized protein LOC135671388 isoform X4, translating into MGDSYTQDRLRSLLISRKIFYELHISIFLKVLNAYVNMPLHKHSLIIQQITPEIRNYFVGAFLHQTSISEGGHVGGKH; encoded by the exons ATGGGAG ATTCATATACACAGGATCGGTTGAGATCACTACTGATATCGCGCAAGATCTTCTATGAGCTGCATATCAGTATCTTCTTGAAGGTCTTAAACGCCTATGTGAATATGCCATTGCACAA GCATTCTCTTATAATCCAGCAAATAACTCCAGAGATCCGCAACTACTTTG TTGGAGCATTTCTGCACCAAACATCTATTTCCGAAGGGGGGCATGTCGGGGGTAAGCACTAG
- the LOC135671388 gene encoding uncharacterized protein LOC135671388 isoform X2, whose translation MEINKNVLTSEGGLDEAEDDNEEMIFVGFIGNLVHSSPNIKKEVLHAGDLQPVIDLLRTHTTKLVLSTMAVWCLFLNFLTRKIDVYNIMLHLLFMVLQRMRLLILVIVVRKMSLILSR comes from the exons ATGGAGATCAATAAGAATGTACTTACATCCGAGGGTGGTCTGGATGAAGCGGAGGACGACAATGAAGAAATGATTTTT GTTGGTTTTATTGGGAATCTGGTTCATTCATCCCCTAACATAAAGAAAGAAGTTCTTCATGCGGGAGATTTACAGCCAGTGATTGATTTATTAAG GACTCACACAACCAAGCTGGTATTGTCTACAATGGCGGTTTGGTGCCTCTTCTTAAACTTCCTGACTCGAAAAATAGATGTTTACAACATAATGCTGCATTTGCTCTTTATGGTATTGCAGAGAATGAG GCTTCTTATTCTTGTCATTGTTGTTAGGAAAATGTCTCTGATTTTATCAAGGTAG
- the LOC135671388 gene encoding uncharacterized protein LOC135671388 isoform X1 codes for MSYPLAASLAAEEEMEINKNVLTSEGGLDEAEDDNEEMIFVGFIGNLVHSSPNIKKEVLHAGDLQPVIDLLRTHTTKLVLSTMAVWCLFLNFLTRKIDVYNIMLHLLFMVLQRMRLLILVIVVRKMSLILSR; via the exons ATGTCATATCC ATTGGCCGCATCCCTTGCTGCGGAGGAAGAGATGGAGATCAATAAGAATGTACTTACATCCGAGGGTGGTCTGGATGAAGCGGAGGACGACAATGAAGAAATGATTTTT GTTGGTTTTATTGGGAATCTGGTTCATTCATCCCCTAACATAAAGAAAGAAGTTCTTCATGCGGGAGATTTACAGCCAGTGATTGATTTATTAAG GACTCACACAACCAAGCTGGTATTGTCTACAATGGCGGTTTGGTGCCTCTTCTTAAACTTCCTGACTCGAAAAATAGATGTTTACAACATAATGCTGCATTTGCTCTTTATGGTATTGCAGAGAATGAG GCTTCTTATTCTTGTCATTGTTGTTAGGAAAATGTCTCTGATTTTATCAAGGTAG
- the LOC135671398 gene encoding NAC transcription factor NAM-B2-like: MEPVDLVPSGYRFLPTAEELVVDYLANWVAGAPLPGRAVAFADVYGTEPWNLLGSDRHEGYFFAERKPKNNGGSRVDRKAGSGSWTLYKKQEPVKSIVGGREMVVGRKSCLSFNDGRRKNSGWTMYEYQMCSSGFERRVLCHVKRSSHQAISGGTTIKTVESTFTEAATDTVTGDSFVGRKRNREESSTLSAKASTLSKKPCWGLVAHSSTALLIDASPPPTAVVQFPLLAAVTPPESHHSSVDSVAPNEAGVPAASPSSTDVGGELVMSAEELEAFLASSSSLVDQNCTDDAFITRDVEAFVVSPPPTAVVQHPPPESHLSSVVSVAPNEAGVPAASPSSTPVISAEELEAFWASSWVDQNCTREVEEVEAILISDDTDTASTTIPKEASPSGLVDLLLIPDDTRIDSTTVAEVPSSASSIDLVACEQMYSTDFFTSLEHVHDFLMSDGTFTAASLVDVWHQH; encoded by the coding sequence ATGGAGCCCGTCGACCTCGTACCGAGCGGgtacaggttccttcccacggcggaggaactcgtgGTTGACTACCTCGCAAACTGGGTCGCCGGCGCACCCCTCcctggccgcgctgtcgccttcgccgacgtctacggcaccgagccgtggaatcttctcggcagcgatcggcatgaaggctatttctttgcggagcggAAGCCTAAGAACAACGGCGGCTCGCGCGTGGATAGAAAGGCCGGCagcggttcttggactctgtacAAAAAGCAAGAACCCGTGAAGTCCATCGTcggcgggcgcgagatggtggtggGGCGAAAAAGCTGCCTATCCTTCAACGATGGCCGTcggaagaactccgggtggacaATGTACGAATATCAGATGTGTTCATCCGGAttcgagagacgagttctctgtcacgttaAGAGAAGCTCGCATCAGGCCATCTCCGGAGGCACCACCATCAAAACGGTTGAGTCCACCTTCACGGAGGCCGCGACAGACACGGTCACCGGCGACAGCTTCGTTGGGCGGAAGAGAAACAGAGaggaatcttctactctctcagCGAAAGCATCGACTCTTtcaaagaagccatgctgggGGTTGGTTGCACATTCCAGCACAGCATTGCTGATCGACGCTtcaccacctccaaccgcggtTGTCCAATTTCCCTTATTGGCTGCTGTTACACCCCCGGAGAGTCATCATTCCTCGGTCGACTCTgttgcaccgaacgaagccggagtcccAGCCGCCTCTCCATCGTCAACGGACGTTGGTGGAGAGCTCGTGATGAGTGCGGAAGAActcgaagcattcttggcttcgtcTTCGTCGTTGGTAGATCagaactgcaccgacgatgcTTTCATCACCAGAGACGTTGAAGCCTTCGTcgtctcaccacctccaaccgcggtTGTCCAACATCCACCCCCGGAGAGTCATCTTTCCTCCGTCGTCTCcgttgcaccgaacgaagccggagtcccAGCCGCCTCTCCATCATCAACGCCCGTGATAAGTGCGGAAGAACTCGAAGCATTCTGGGCTTCGTCGTGGGTCGATCAGAACTGCACCAGAGAGGTTGAAGAGGTTGAAGCCATCCTGATCtcggatgacaccgacacagcctCGACTACCATCCCGAAGGAGGCCTCGCCGTCAGGCCTCGTCGATCTTCTCTTGATTCCCGATGACACTcggattgattcgaccacggtcgcagaGGTTCCCTCCTCAGCGTCGTCGATAGACTTGGTTGCGTGTGAGCAGATGTATAGCACCGACTTCTTCACGAGCCTGGAACATGTCCATGACTTCTTGATGTCCGATGGCACCTTCACCGCTGCAAGCCTCGTTGATGTATGGCACCAGCACTGA